One genomic window of Paenisporosarcina antarctica includes the following:
- a CDS encoding ribonuclease HII — protein METIKVIGEKLKQTSNHNEWTNKLTNDSRAGVQKLVTSWKKRMEQEKQLQLNHLEKIHFDDSYKNNKMDLVAGIDEAGRGPLAGPVVTAAVIFREYPIELTGINDSKQLSRLKRNNYAEIIKKYALSYSIHIQPVEQIDEHNIYQATKASMTQAVKSLSLEPNMLLVDAMTLPLPITQHSIIKGDTQSLAIAAASILAKTTRDNLMIEFDKVYPEYNFAKNAGYGTSDHLAALKQYGATIIHRKTFEPVKSMSR, from the coding sequence ATGGAAACAATAAAAGTAATAGGAGAAAAGCTTAAACAAACTTCAAATCACAATGAATGGACGAATAAACTAACAAATGACAGTCGCGCAGGTGTACAAAAGTTAGTCACGTCTTGGAAAAAACGAATGGAACAGGAAAAACAACTTCAATTGAATCATTTAGAAAAAATCCATTTTGATGATAGTTATAAGAATAATAAAATGGATTTAGTTGCAGGTATTGATGAAGCGGGGAGAGGACCTCTTGCTGGACCAGTAGTAACAGCAGCGGTCATATTTAGAGAGTATCCAATTGAACTCACTGGAATTAATGATTCCAAGCAATTGTCGCGTTTAAAGAGAAATAATTACGCAGAGATAATAAAGAAATATGCACTCTCTTATTCAATACATATTCAACCAGTTGAACAGATTGATGAACATAATATATATCAAGCGACCAAAGCCTCAATGACGCAAGCTGTCAAAAGTCTATCGTTAGAACCTAATATGCTATTAGTTGATGCAATGACACTTCCACTCCCAATTACCCAACATTCTATTATTAAGGGGGATACACAAAGTTTAGCAATTGCTGCTGCATCGATATTAGCCAAAACGACACGTGATAACTTAATGATTGAATTCGACAAAGTCTATCCTGAATATAACTTTGCGAAAAATGCTGGATACGGGACGTCAGACCACTTAGCTGCTTTAAAACAATATGGTGCAACAATTATTCATCGAAAAACCTTCGAACCTGTAAAATCTATGAGTCGATAA
- the ylqF gene encoding ribosome biogenesis GTPase YlqF, translated as MTIQWFPGHMAKARREVTEKLKLVDIIFELIDARLPLSSRNPMIDEVIGQKTRLLILNKADMADDFETKKWIRYFEDHGHRAVAINSFEGRGLQQVTNAAKELLAEKWERMRSRGIKPRAIRAMIVGIPNVGKSTLINRLAKKNLAKTGNTPGITKAQQWIKVEKELDLLDTPGILWPKFEDQSVGYKLALTGAIKDTIINMEDLAVYGLHFLAENYPKRLEERYKITEVDEELVKTFDHIGKLRRVFSGGGEIDYEKVAELIVRDIRGQHLGKLTFDIVEELVSTS; from the coding sequence ATGACCATACAATGGTTTCCGGGTCATATGGCGAAAGCCCGCAGAGAAGTTACGGAAAAATTAAAGTTAGTTGATATTATTTTTGAATTAATAGATGCAAGATTGCCGCTTTCTTCAAGAAACCCAATGATTGATGAAGTAATTGGGCAAAAGACAAGGTTATTAATATTAAATAAAGCTGATATGGCAGATGATTTTGAAACGAAGAAGTGGATACGCTATTTTGAAGACCATGGCCATCGTGCAGTAGCTATTAACTCATTTGAAGGTAGAGGGTTACAGCAAGTAACAAACGCAGCAAAAGAACTGTTAGCTGAAAAATGGGAGCGTATGCGTTCTCGTGGAATTAAACCTCGTGCAATACGTGCGATGATTGTTGGAATTCCAAACGTTGGGAAATCCACATTAATCAATCGTTTGGCTAAGAAAAATCTGGCGAAAACAGGGAATACGCCCGGAATAACCAAAGCACAACAGTGGATTAAAGTAGAGAAAGAACTTGATCTTTTAGATACACCTGGTATATTGTGGCCAAAGTTTGAAGATCAATCAGTAGGCTATAAATTAGCGTTAACAGGTGCAATTAAAGATACAATTATTAACATGGAAGATTTGGCAGTATACGGCTTGCATTTTTTGGCGGAAAACTATCCGAAACGTTTGGAAGAACGCTATAAAATAACTGAAGTAGATGAAGAATTAGTGAAAACCTTTGATCACATTGGAAAACTTAGACGTGTTTTTTCGGGTGGCGGGGAAATCGATTACGAAAAAGTAGCTGAACTTATAGTGCGTGATATCCGGGGGCAACATCTTGGGAAATTGACTTTTGATATTGTTGAAGAGCTGGTTTCAACCTCTTAA
- the lepB gene encoding signal peptidase I has product MEQTKKEKNEFWEWTKALLIAFGLAFFIRYFLFTPIVVDGESMMPTLENGNRMIVNKIGYEVGEPDRYDIVVFHAPEQKDYIKRIIGLPGDHVAYENDQLYINGKPQPEPYLEPYKSEINEGTLTEDFTLEERTEMTVIPDGYVFVMGDNRRYSKDSRLIGVISMEEIIGSTSLIFWPPNEMGLVK; this is encoded by the coding sequence ATGGAACAAACCAAAAAAGAGAAGAATGAATTTTGGGAATGGACAAAAGCATTGCTTATCGCATTTGGACTTGCCTTTTTCATCCGGTATTTTTTATTCACACCAATTGTAGTAGATGGTGAATCAATGATGCCAACTCTTGAAAATGGAAACCGCATGATTGTAAATAAGATTGGCTATGAAGTTGGAGAACCTGATCGCTATGATATTGTCGTCTTTCATGCACCTGAGCAAAAAGATTATATAAAACGAATAATTGGTTTACCAGGAGATCATGTTGCCTATGAAAATGATCAATTATATATAAATGGGAAACCACAACCTGAGCCTTATTTAGAGCCTTATAAAAGTGAGATTAATGAAGGTACTTTAACAGAAGATTTTACACTTGAAGAACGTACTGAAATGACAGTAATTCCTGATGGATACGTGTTTGTCATGGGTGATAATCGAAGATATAGTAAAGACAGTAGACTTATTGGTGTGATTTCAATGGAGGAAATAATAGGCAGTACTAGCCTTATTTTTTGGCCACCAAATGAAATGGGACTTGTTAAGTAA
- the rplS gene encoding 50S ribosomal protein L19, with translation MQNIISEITKDQLRTDLPEFRPGDTVRVHVKVVEGTRERVQLYEGVVIKRRGGGISSTFTVRKISYGVGVERTFPVHTPKITQLEVLRRGKVRRAKLYYLRELRGKAARIKEIR, from the coding sequence ATGCAAAACATTATTTCTGAAATTACTAAAGATCAACTTCGTACGGATCTTCCTGAATTCCGTCCTGGTGACACTGTGCGTGTACACGTAAAGGTCGTTGAGGGAACTCGTGAACGTGTCCAATTGTATGAAGGTGTTGTTATTAAACGTCGTGGAGGCGGAATTAGCTCGACTTTCACAGTTCGTAAAATTTCTTATGGAGTAGGTGTTGAACGTACATTCCCTGTACACACACCAAAAATTACTCAACTAGAAGTTCTTCGTCGTGGTAAAGTACGTCGTGCGAAATTGTATTACCTTCGTGAACTACGTGGTAAAGCAGCTCGTATTAAAGAAATTAGATAA
- the trmD gene encoding tRNA (guanosine(37)-N1)-methyltransferase TrmD, protein MINIHVLSLFPEMFNGVFGSSILKKAQEKQAVSLSVTDFRAYSGNKHHQVDDYPYGGGAGMLLKAEPLFRAVEALTTTSTKPRIILMCPQGERFTQAKAEELAQEEELIFLCGHYEGYDERVREHLVTDEISIGDFVLTGGELGAMTVIDSVVRLLPGVLGNGESPVQDSFSTGLLEHPQYTRPAEFRGMKVPSVLLSGNHAHIDQWRRQQSLYRTWSRRPELLLNTELTPTEQKLIAQWEKETNI, encoded by the coding sequence ATGATAAACATTCATGTGTTGTCGTTGTTTCCGGAGATGTTTAATGGTGTTTTCGGATCATCGATTTTAAAAAAAGCACAAGAAAAGCAAGCAGTTTCACTTTCAGTAACTGATTTCCGTGCGTATTCGGGCAATAAGCACCATCAGGTTGATGATTATCCTTATGGTGGGGGTGCAGGTATGTTATTAAAAGCGGAGCCCTTATTCCGAGCCGTAGAGGCATTAACTACAACATCTACTAAACCTCGAATTATTCTAATGTGTCCACAAGGTGAGAGATTTACACAAGCAAAAGCAGAAGAACTAGCTCAAGAAGAAGAACTGATTTTTTTGTGTGGACACTATGAAGGTTATGATGAACGAGTGAGAGAACATTTGGTGACGGATGAAATTTCAATTGGCGATTTTGTTTTAACTGGTGGAGAACTAGGAGCAATGACAGTAATCGATAGTGTTGTTAGATTACTACCTGGAGTCCTTGGAAACGGTGAGTCACCTGTGCAAGATTCATTTTCGACAGGATTACTTGAACATCCTCAGTATACAAGGCCTGCAGAATTTAGAGGAATGAAAGTGCCCAGTGTATTGCTTTCTGGAAATCATGCGCATATTGATCAGTGGCGTAGACAACAATCTTTATACCGAACCTGGAGTAGACGTCCCGAGTTGTTACTAAATACCGAACTAACGCCTACTGAACAAAAGTTGATTGCTCAATGGGAAAAAGAAACTAACATTTAA
- the rimM gene encoding ribosome maturation factor RimM (Essential for efficient processing of 16S rRNA), with amino-acid sequence MNWYNVGKIVNTHGILGEVRVISTTDFPEERYAIGNKLSLFLGDTKTPLVLTVTSHRQHKNFDLLKFEGFLTIEMVQGFRNGILKVTEYQLSDLEGDEYYFHEIMDCTVYDLVGQEIGVVTDILQTGANDVWTVTPTKGKAHYIPYIEDVVKEIDIDKKKIVIEVMDGLLS; translated from the coding sequence TTGAATTGGTATAATGTGGGTAAGATTGTGAACACACACGGGATTCTTGGAGAAGTTCGTGTTATTTCGACTACAGATTTCCCGGAAGAACGCTATGCTATTGGTAACAAGCTATCTTTATTTTTAGGAGATACTAAAACACCTCTTGTGTTAACAGTAACAAGTCATCGTCAGCACAAAAACTTTGATCTATTGAAGTTTGAAGGATTTTTGACGATTGAAATGGTACAAGGTTTTCGCAATGGAATCTTAAAGGTTACTGAATATCAATTGTCTGATTTAGAAGGCGACGAATATTATTTCCATGAAATTATGGATTGCACTGTTTATGACCTAGTTGGTCAAGAAATTGGTGTTGTAACTGATATTTTGCAAACTGGGGCAAACGATGTTTGGACTGTTACTCCAACAAAAGGAAAAGCTCATTACATTCCTTATATTGAAGATGTAGTAAAAGAAATCGATATTGATAAAAAGAAAATAGTTATTGAGGTCATGGACGGTTTATTGTCATGA
- a CDS encoding KH domain-containing protein: protein MKQLIETIVKPLVDYPEEVRVELDENANRIVYKLSVNAEDMGKVIGKQGRVAKAIRTIVYSAASSHHKKKTYIDIQD, encoded by the coding sequence ATGAAGCAGCTGATTGAAACAATTGTTAAACCATTAGTTGATTATCCGGAAGAAGTTCGAGTTGAACTCGACGAAAATGCAAACCGTATTGTCTACAAACTATCTGTCAATGCTGAAGATATGGGGAAAGTAATTGGTAAGCAAGGACGAGTTGCGAAAGCAATTCGTACTATTGTTTATTCAGCAGCAAGCAGCCACCACAAAAAGAAGACGTATATTGATATACAAGATTAA
- the rpsP gene encoding 30S ribosomal protein S16 produces MAVKIRLKRMGANKSPFYRIVVADARAPRDGRQIETVGTYNPLTNPAEVKINEELVLKWMSNGAKPSDTVRNLFSQQGIMEKYHNAKNSK; encoded by the coding sequence ATGGCAGTTAAAATTCGCTTAAAACGTATGGGAGCTAATAAATCTCCTTTTTATCGTATTGTTGTAGCTGACGCTCGTGCTCCACGTGACGGCCGTCAAATCGAAACAGTGGGTACTTACAACCCATTAACAAATCCAGCAGAAGTTAAAATCAACGAAGAATTAGTGTTGAAATGGATGTCAAATGGTGCAAAACCATCTGATACAGTACGTAACTTGTTCTCTCAACAAGGAATTATGGAGAAATACCATAACGCAAAAAACAGTAAGTAA
- the ffh gene encoding signal recognition particle protein: protein MAFEGLAERLQGTIQRIKGKGKVSEADVKEMMREVRFALIEADVNLKVVKEFVKKVSERAVGADVMKSLTPGQQVIKIVKDELTELMGGDQSPIQFANKPPTVIMMVGLQGAGKTTTTGKLANILRKKYNRNPLLVAADIYRPAAIQQLQTIGKQLSFPVFSLGTDVSPVEIVRQALEKAKEDHNDVVIIDTAGRLHIDEALMQELKDIRALKEPDEVFLVVDSMTGQDAVNVAQNFNETVGITGVILTKLDGDTRGGAALSIRSVAQKPIKFVGMGEKMDALEAFHPERMASRILGMGDMLSLIEKAQENVDEEKAKELEEKFRTQSFTFDDFIDQLNQVKKMGPLEDIIKMLPGAGKIKGLENAKVDEKQMGRMEAIIYAMTPQEKTTPSIINSSRKKRISKGSGTSIQDVNRLLKQFEDMKKMMKQMTNMQQGQKGKKKMKMPGLDSLFK, encoded by the coding sequence ATGGCATTTGAAGGATTAGCCGAGCGGCTGCAAGGAACGATCCAACGCATTAAAGGTAAAGGTAAAGTTTCTGAAGCAGACGTAAAAGAAATGATGAGAGAAGTTCGTTTTGCTTTAATCGAAGCAGACGTTAACTTGAAAGTTGTCAAAGAATTCGTCAAAAAAGTAAGTGAACGTGCTGTTGGCGCAGATGTTATGAAAAGTTTGACACCTGGTCAACAAGTTATCAAAATCGTAAAAGACGAGCTAACAGAATTAATGGGTGGCGATCAAAGTCCAATTCAATTTGCCAACAAACCACCTACTGTTATTATGATGGTCGGCTTACAAGGTGCTGGTAAAACGACCACTACTGGTAAATTAGCAAATATTTTACGCAAGAAATATAATCGGAATCCATTATTAGTGGCTGCTGATATTTATCGCCCAGCTGCCATTCAACAGCTACAAACTATCGGAAAACAATTATCATTCCCTGTTTTCTCGCTAGGGACAGATGTATCCCCAGTGGAAATTGTCCGACAAGCACTTGAAAAGGCAAAAGAAGACCATAATGATGTTGTAATCATTGATACAGCTGGGCGTTTGCACATCGATGAAGCACTCATGCAAGAATTGAAAGATATTCGCGCATTAAAAGAGCCTGATGAGGTATTTTTAGTCGTTGATTCAATGACAGGACAAGATGCTGTTAATGTCGCACAAAATTTCAATGAAACAGTCGGCATTACGGGTGTTATTTTAACAAAACTTGATGGTGATACACGTGGTGGTGCCGCTTTATCCATTCGTTCAGTTGCTCAAAAACCAATTAAATTTGTTGGGATGGGCGAAAAAATGGATGCACTTGAAGCGTTCCACCCAGAACGAATGGCATCTCGAATACTTGGGATGGGTGACATGTTGTCGCTGATTGAAAAAGCGCAAGAAAATGTTGATGAAGAAAAAGCAAAAGAACTTGAAGAGAAATTCAGAACACAAAGCTTTACGTTTGATGATTTTATTGATCAACTGAACCAAGTGAAAAAAATGGGTCCTTTAGAGGACATTATTAAAATGCTACCAGGTGCAGGTAAAATCAAAGGGTTAGAAAATGCTAAAGTTGATGAAAAACAGATGGGGCGCATGGAAGCCATTATTTATGCAATGACTCCTCAAGAGAAAACGACGCCTAGTATCATAAACTCAAGTCGTAAAAAACGCATTTCAAAAGGCTCTGGTACATCTATTCAAGATGTGAACAGATTGCTTAAGCAATTTGAAGACATGAAGAAAATGATGAAACAAATGACGAACATGCAGCAGGGGCAAAAAGGTAAGAAAAAGATGAAAATGCCAGGTTTGGATTCTCTTTTTAAATGA
- a CDS encoding putative DNA-binding protein: MLLEKTTRMNFLFDFYQSLLTDKQRSYMHLYYLDDHSLGEIANEYGISRQAVYDNIRRTEAMLEEYEDKLRLLEKFQQRQVVMNQLQQVIYAEPVIKERAYELIMMLKESD; encoded by the coding sequence ATGTTACTTGAAAAAACGACACGTATGAATTTTCTTTTTGATTTTTATCAGTCTTTACTGACAGATAAACAACGAAGTTATATGCATCTTTATTATTTAGATGATCACTCCCTTGGTGAAATAGCTAACGAATATGGTATTTCTAGACAAGCTGTCTATGATAATATTCGCCGTACTGAAGCTATGTTAGAAGAGTATGAAGATAAACTACGATTATTAGAAAAATTTCAGCAACGTCAAGTTGTAATGAATCAATTGCAACAAGTGATTTATGCCGAACCAGTCATTAAAGAGCGAGCATATGAACTGATTATGATGTTAAAAGAATCGGATTAG
- the ftsY gene encoding signal recognition particle-docking protein FtsY produces MSFFKKMKEKFTITSESVSVTEKFKDGLAKTRNQFTSKVNDLVAKYRTVDEDFFEELEDLLLQADVGVETVMELMDALRFEVQRKNMKDTAGIQSVISEKLVEIYEAGEEESNELLIQENGLTVILFVGVNGVGKTTTIGKLSHRLKQQGKTVMLAAGDTFRAGAIEQLQVWGDRVGVEVIKQSEGSDPAAVMYDAVRSAKSRGVDVLICDTAGRLQNKVNLMNELQKIHRVIEREVPGAPHEVLLALDATTGQNALVQAKAFKEATDVTGIVLTKLDGTAKGGIVLAIRNKLHIPVKFVGLGEKMDDLQPFDTEKYVYGLFADGIEQEEN; encoded by the coding sequence TTGAGTTTCTTTAAAAAAATGAAAGAGAAATTTACAATAACGAGTGAATCAGTTTCTGTTACCGAGAAATTTAAAGATGGTTTAGCAAAAACACGTAACCAATTTACTTCGAAAGTAAATGATTTAGTCGCTAAATACCGTACAGTGGATGAAGACTTCTTTGAAGAGTTAGAGGATTTATTACTTCAAGCGGATGTTGGGGTTGAAACTGTTATGGAATTAATGGATGCACTGCGTTTTGAAGTGCAACGTAAAAATATGAAAGACACAGCAGGTATTCAATCTGTCATTTCTGAGAAGTTAGTCGAGATTTATGAAGCTGGTGAAGAGGAATCGAACGAACTTCTTATTCAAGAAAATGGATTAACCGTTATTTTATTCGTAGGAGTAAATGGGGTTGGGAAGACAACAACTATTGGGAAATTATCACATCGCCTAAAACAACAAGGGAAAACCGTGATGTTAGCAGCTGGTGATACATTCCGAGCAGGTGCAATTGAGCAATTGCAAGTATGGGGAGATCGTGTAGGTGTCGAAGTCATTAAGCAATCTGAAGGTTCTGACCCTGCTGCAGTTATGTATGATGCTGTACGTTCTGCAAAAAGTCGTGGTGTAGATGTATTAATCTGTGATACTGCTGGTCGCTTGCAAAATAAAGTAAACTTAATGAATGAATTACAAAAAATTCACAGAGTAATTGAACGAGAAGTACCAGGTGCACCTCACGAAGTGCTCCTAGCGCTAGATGCAACAACAGGTCAAAATGCATTGGTTCAAGCAAAAGCATTTAAAGAGGCTACGGATGTTACAGGTATTGTCTTAACAAAGCTTGACGGTACAGCAAAAGGTGGAATCGTCTTGGCGATTCGCAACAAACTTCACATCCCTGTGAAATTTGTAGGACTAGGTGAGAAAATGGATGATTTGCAACCTTTCGATACTGAAAAATATGTATATGGATTATTCGCAGATGGAATAGAACAAGAAGAAAATTAA
- the smc gene encoding chromosome segregation protein SMC: protein MFLKRLEVIGFKSFADRIGIDFVQGVTAVVGPNGSGKSNVTDAIRWVLGEQSAKSLRGAKMEDVIFAGSESRKPLNFAEVTLILDNSDQRLPLDYNEISVTRRVFRSGDSEYLLNKQSCRLKDITDLFMDSGLGKEAFSIISQGRVDEVLNSRPEDRRSIFEEAAGVLKYKLRKKKAEHKLFETDDNLHRVLDILHELDDRMEPLHIQASSATDYLRMSEELKEVDIGLIAFDLNRVEKRLHVVKQEIDIFEQQQKELENVIGKMELNLQSVRGQLTEHDCLIDDAQESLVEASSEVERWDGRKQLMAEKRQNMDQQIEKLRLTISELEEEKVQLTIQLEQKKLGKTKTRNDFRNVQNEVKQLEYLLKQSSAEIEIEIEDYKSTYIDLLNEEATVKNDLKHVEQLLLQQDEFKDKVTNELEQITFDLTKVKKQKIQLKQQIVQIRSQIDEKLFNYKELQLTFSKEKDIVESKQSMLYQAYQLQQQLKARKESLEALEADFSGFFQGVKEVLVARGSGKLTGITGAVAELIQVKPTYAKALETALGGSMQHIVTETDQDARKAIAFLKNKQSGRATFLPKTVMKSRKIQSDSLRSIASHPSFIQTADELVTFDNSSKLIVDNLLGNVIVAKDLQGASEIAKSVQYRFRVVTLDGDIVNAGGSLTGGFTKQQSSVFSRKAELDELSLKLKGMDQSIQTAENQVTTLKKAIDNQSERLESMRTEGEERRVQELQYSSNLRELETTFKRLNERAIISNSETKDVSSRHQQAESKKIQSQKRLLELKEELNKINDSINLLTNLKSKNLSERDQLTEQMAELRLRQAVLTEQTKVAEQTVAELQEKMQKLSQKLDHANKEMLWYESGDTQLGPTPEEIENQLNLWVKKKEIFVHRIANGKEKRAQIHIQLQQVELQLKKNQHLHKQQLDALRASEMKLNRSDIEKTTLLMQLDENYHLAIEEIELPNMDTFEEDLSRKKVKLLKQSIEEIGPVNVASIEELERVSQRHSFLTEQRQDLIDAKETLYGAIKEMDEQMTARFSDTFHAIRAQFNHVFRELFGGGQADLVLTNPSEMLETGIEIIAQPPGKKRQNLSLLSGGERALTAIALLFAILNIRPVPFCILDEVEASLDEANVVRYSQYLKKFSHDTQFIVITHRKGTMEGADVLYGITMQESGISKLVSVKMQEDEPTLVTQGSERA from the coding sequence TAAAAGATATTACAGATTTATTTATGGATTCTGGATTAGGTAAAGAAGCCTTTTCCATTATTTCTCAAGGGCGTGTGGATGAGGTTTTAAATAGTCGTCCTGAAGATCGTCGGTCCATCTTTGAAGAGGCAGCTGGAGTCCTTAAATACAAATTGCGAAAAAAGAAAGCGGAACACAAACTGTTTGAAACAGATGACAATCTTCACCGAGTATTGGATATTCTACATGAACTAGATGATCGTATGGAGCCGCTTCACATACAAGCGTCCTCTGCTACCGATTATTTACGTATGTCTGAAGAATTAAAAGAAGTTGATATAGGGTTAATTGCGTTCGATTTAAATCGTGTTGAAAAGCGATTACATGTTGTTAAACAAGAAATTGATATTTTCGAACAACAACAAAAAGAACTTGAAAACGTCATCGGGAAAATGGAACTTAATCTACAGTCAGTTAGAGGTCAATTGACTGAACATGATTGTTTAATTGATGACGCACAAGAATCGTTAGTTGAAGCTAGTTCGGAAGTAGAACGCTGGGATGGTCGCAAACAATTGATGGCTGAAAAACGTCAAAATATGGACCAACAAATTGAAAAGTTGAGATTAACGATTTCTGAACTCGAAGAAGAAAAGGTTCAGTTAACTATCCAGTTGGAACAAAAGAAGTTGGGGAAGACTAAAACTAGAAATGATTTTCGAAATGTTCAAAATGAAGTTAAACAATTAGAATATTTACTAAAACAATCAAGTGCTGAAATTGAAATAGAAATAGAAGATTATAAATCGACTTATATCGATTTGTTGAACGAAGAAGCTACAGTCAAAAATGACTTGAAACATGTTGAACAACTGCTTCTCCAGCAAGATGAATTCAAAGATAAAGTGACGAATGAATTAGAACAAATCACATTTGACTTAACAAAAGTTAAAAAGCAAAAGATACAATTAAAACAACAGATAGTACAAATTCGAAGTCAAATAGATGAAAAGCTATTTAATTATAAAGAACTTCAACTAACTTTTTCTAAAGAAAAAGATATAGTAGAATCTAAACAGTCGATGTTATACCAAGCGTATCAACTTCAGCAGCAATTAAAGGCGAGGAAAGAATCATTAGAAGCGCTTGAAGCAGACTTTTCAGGCTTCTTCCAAGGTGTTAAAGAAGTATTGGTTGCGCGGGGAAGTGGCAAACTTACTGGTATTACAGGTGCAGTCGCAGAACTTATTCAAGTGAAGCCGACCTATGCAAAAGCTCTTGAAACTGCTCTTGGTGGTTCGATGCAACACATAGTGACAGAGACAGATCAAGATGCGCGAAAAGCTATTGCTTTTTTAAAAAATAAGCAGTCTGGACGAGCAACTTTTTTACCAAAAACGGTCATGAAATCCAGAAAAATTCAATCAGATTCTTTGCGTAGTATAGCGAGTCATCCTTCATTTATCCAAACGGCAGATGAACTCGTTACTTTTGATAATTCTTCAAAATTAATTGTAGACAACTTACTCGGAAATGTAATTGTTGCAAAGGATTTACAAGGTGCTTCAGAAATTGCGAAATCAGTTCAATATCGTTTCCGTGTAGTGACATTAGACGGAGATATTGTCAATGCTGGCGGTTCATTGACTGGTGGTTTTACAAAGCAACAGTCTTCTGTATTTTCAAGAAAAGCTGAATTAGATGAACTTTCACTGAAGTTAAAAGGAATGGATCAATCAATTCAAACAGCTGAAAATCAAGTAACTACTTTAAAAAAAGCAATTGATAATCAATCTGAGCGACTTGAAAGTATGCGAACTGAAGGCGAAGAAAGAAGAGTTCAAGAATTACAATATAGTTCTAATTTACGCGAACTTGAAACGACTTTTAAACGTCTTAATGAAAGAGCGATTATCTCTAATTCTGAAACAAAAGACGTATCAAGTCGTCACCAACAAGCAGAATCGAAAAAGATTCAATCGCAGAAGCGATTACTAGAATTAAAAGAAGAATTAAATAAAATCAATGATTCAATTAATCTTTTAACCAATCTTAAGTCAAAAAATTTAAGTGAACGTGACCAATTAACCGAACAAATGGCTGAACTTCGATTAAGACAAGCCGTATTAACAGAACAAACGAAAGTTGCAGAGCAAACCGTAGCAGAGTTACAAGAAAAAATGCAAAAACTTTCACAAAAACTTGATCATGCTAATAAAGAAATGCTGTGGTATGAATCTGGTGATACTCAACTGGGACCAACGCCTGAAGAGATTGAGAATCAATTGAATCTATGGGTGAAAAAGAAGGAAATATTTGTACACCGTATTGCAAATGGCAAAGAGAAGCGCGCACAAATTCATATACAACTTCAACAAGTTGAACTTCAGTTGAAAAAAAATCAACATTTACACAAACAACAATTGGATGCCTTGAGAGCTTCGGAAATGAAGTTGAATCGATCGGATATTGAAAAAACAACTTTACTTATGCAACTTGATGAAAATTATCATTTAGCAATTGAAGAGATAGAACTTCCGAACATGGATACTTTTGAAGAAGACCTGTCTCGTAAAAAAGTGAAATTGCTCAAACAGTCAATAGAAGAAATAGGTCCTGTAAATGTAGCGTCGATTGAAGAATTAGAACGTGTTTCACAACGTCACTCGTTTTTAACAGAGCAACGTCAAGATTTAATAGATGCGAAAGAAACCTTGTATGGAGCAATCAAAGAAATGGATGAACAAATGACAGCGCGATTTAGTGATACATTCCATGCAATTCGTGCGCAATTTAACCATGTCTTCAGAGAATTATTTGGTGGTGGTCAAGCAGATCTTGTATTGACAAATCCATCTGAAATGCTCGAGACAGGTATTGAAATAATCGCTCAACCTCCTGGAAAGAAACGACAAAATTTAAGCTTACTTTCGGGCGGAGAGCGTGCACTGACCGCAATTGCCTTGTTATTTGCCATTTTAAATATACGTCCAGTACCATTTTGTATATTAGATGAAGTAGAAGCATCACTAGATGAAGCGAATGTCGTTCGCTATAGTCAGTACTTGAAAAAGTTTAGCCATGATACACAGTTTATTGTCATCACCCACCGTAAAGGAACAATGGAAGGTGCGGATGTGTTGTATGGTATTACAATGCAAGAATCTGGAATTTCAAAACTAGTATCTGTAAAAATGCAAGAGGATGAACCGACATTGGTCACACAAGGGAGCGAAAGAGCTTGA